From the Temnothorax longispinosus isolate EJ_2023e chromosome 6, Tlon_JGU_v1, whole genome shotgun sequence genome, one window contains:
- the Mei-9 gene encoding DNA repair endonuclease XPF, whose product MLEYENQIFLEILQEDGLVITAKGLGIETVFANVIKAYSDPGNLVIILGTTNHDENYIIDLLKSYGTSRLPRIVNAECLSNEREIMYLEGGVLFISGRILVVDMLKNRVPLHLVTGILVYRAHNILNAYQEAFALRLYRQHNKTGFIKAFTNSSLAFTVGYLRVERVMKALFVKKLYLWPRFHTTINNCLSKHEPDVIELHVQITPKMQNIQTTLLDIMNYTVKELKRLNKSLDLDELTVENAIAKKFHKQLHLQIDPIWHQLSTTTKQLFSDLKTLRSLVISLTYEDSVTFYAMLNRLRTMEYAVKAGGWIMLDEFENLFKYARSRVYTDKNELKPEPNPKWEALSEVLSEIQEQKHKKKDYENIDKVLILVHDNTICRQLKNYLTMGANEYLLYEALKKLSHNKEQKTSCDSGKNAKDQPSTSESNTEEETPEMQDTYVLTLSQKCTEGTQPSTSKEDVKHQTLFEECSQIAELDLTKETYTASAPIIFIQALKKGGDPMALQRILTEHMPNNIILYVADIGTVRQLEVYQNNNPSLNLKVYFLIYGGSVEEQEYLTSLRREKEAFHSLINTKTTMVIPEDQDGKSDDCLALAIQADNTDQDNTRKGGQSAAKIIPKVIVDMREFRSELPAILYTRGIKIEPVTLVVGDYILTPEICVERKSISDLIGSLFSGRLYNQAVSMTRHYAKPMLLIEFDQDKPFCFQGNYSVGRDLKNTNVTAKLQLLTLHFPKLKIIWSPSPHATAQLFEELKQGRDQPDSNVAAKIGADDVENKQVMEEKYNSHIQDFIAKLPGVHSKNLHILLNKGESLDHLVKLSEEELKEILGNKNDAELLYKALHEKCQQSDENPGTSKGVSKVRGKRLFSRVKK is encoded by the exons ATGTTGGAATACGAAAACCAAATCTTCCTTGAAATTCTTCAGGAAGATGGACTAGTTATTACAGCTaa GGGTCTTGGTATAGAAACTGTTTTTGCGAATGTGATAAAAGCTTACTCGGATCCGGGCAATCTAGTTATAATTTTGGGAACCACCAATCATGATGAGAATTACATTATTGATCTGCTTAAAAGTTATGGAACAAGTAGGCTACCGCGTATAGTGAATGCTGAATGTCTCTCTAATGAAAg GGAAATAATGTATTTGGAGGGTGGAGTGCTGTTTATATCAGGTCGTATTTTGGTGGTTGACATGTTAAAAAACAGAGTTCCGTTGCACTTGGTCACTGGTATTCTCGTCTATAGAGCTCACAATATTCTGAATGCTTACCAAGAAGCATTTGCGTTGCGTTTATATAGACAGCATAATAAAACTGGATTTATCAAAGCGTTCACAAATTCATCACTGGCTTTCACGGTTGGGTATTTGCGAGTAGAACGAGTTATGAAAGCTCTGTTCGTgaagaaattgtatttatgGCCACGTTTCCACACAACTATTAATAATTGCTTGTCCAAGCATGAGCCCGATGTTATAGAACTACATGTACAGATCACACCGAAGATGCAGAACATTCAAACCACTTTACTTGATATTATGAATTACACCGTGAAAGAATTGAAGAGGCTCAATAAATCTTTAGACTTAGACGAACTGACTGTAGAGAATGCAATAGCAAAGAAATTTCACAAGCAGTTACATTTGCAAATAGATCCAATCTGGCATCAGCTTAGTACAACGACCAAACAATTGTTTTCCGATTTAAAAACGTTACGTTCCCTTGTTATATCCTTGACATACGAAGATTCTGTTACATTTTATGCCATGCTAAATCGTTTACGGACTATGGAATATGCCGTGAAAGCCGGTGGTTGGATAATGTTGGATGAATTCGAGAATTTGTTCAAATATGCGAGAAGCAGAGTTTACACAGATAAGAATGAACTGAAACCAGAACCAAATCCAAAATGGGAAGCTTTATCGGAAGTATTATCTGAGATTCAAGAACAGAAACATAAGAAAAAAGACtatgaaaatattgataaagttCTTATCTTAGTACACGATAACACTATATGTCGccaattaaagaattatttaactaTGGGTGCAAATGAATATTTACTTTATGAGGCTTTGAAAAAACTATCGCATAATAAAGAACAAAAGACAAGTTGCGATAGTGGAAAAAACGCGAAAGATCAACCATCAACATCTGAAAGTAATACAGAGGAAGAAACGCCGGAAATGCAGGATACTTATGTGCTCACCTTGTCGCAAAAATGCACAGAAGGAACTCAACCAAGTACTTCCAAAGAAGATGTGAAGCATCAGACATTGTTTGAAGAATGTTCGCAA atCGCAGAATTGGATTTAACTAAAGAGACTTATACGGCATCCGCAcctatcatttttatacaagCTTTAAAGAAAGGAGGAGATCCAATGGCTTTACAACGAATCTTAACTGAGCATATgccaaataatattattttatacgtggCCGATATTGGCACCGTGAGGCAATTAGAGGTGTATCAGAATAATAACCCATCATTAAACttgaaagtatattttttaatttatggcGGGTCGGTTGAAGAACAAGAATATCTTACCTCTTTACGACGGGAAAAGGAAGCGTTTCATTCTTTGATTAATACGAAAACT ACCATGGTTATACCAGAAGATCAAGATGGAAAATCGGACGATTGTTTGGCTCTTGCAATTCAGGCGGATAACACAGATCAGGACAATACACGTAAAGGAGGGCAATCTGCAGccaaaataattccaaaagttatTGTTGATATGAGAGAATTCAGAAGTGAATTACCAGCCATTTTGTATACGCGCGGTATAAAAATCGAACCGGTGACATTAGTg GTGGGTGATTACATTTTAACACCAGAAATATGTGTTGAGAGGAAAAGTATATCTGATTTGATTGGCTCTTTATTTTCTGGGAGATTATACAATCAAGCAGTTTCTATGACGAGGCACTATGCTAAACCCATGCTCCTCATAGAATTTGATCAGGATAAACCATTCTGTTTTCAG GGAAATTACTCTGTCGGTAGAGATCTTAAAAATACTAATGTAACAGCAAAACTGCAATTATTAACTCTTCACTTTcccaaactaaaaattatatggtCTCCTAGTCCACATGCTACAGCACAATTGTTTGAAGAATTAAAg CAAGGACGAGATCAACCTGATTCGAATGTAGCTGCTAAAATTGGAGCAGATGACGTTGAAAACAAGCAAGtaatggaagaaaaatataactcTCATATCCAAGATTTTATAGCTAAATTGCCGGGTGTACATTCgaaaaatttgcatattttattgaataaaggGGAATCATTAGATCATCTTGTCAAGCTCTCAGAA GAAGAACTAAAAGAAATACtcggaaataaaaatgatgcTGAATTGCTATATAAAGCTCTTCACGAAAAATGTCAGCAATCAGATGAAAATCCGGGAACTAGCAAAGGTGTCTCTAAAGTACGTGGTAAGAGACTTTTCTCCagggtaaaaaaataa
- the LOC139815169 gene encoding zinc finger protein 277, with protein MYKSQFVGLDDKPCDTKCLLCDRTFVLPTNETDFLTHLFKAHRLVIADVWKIANLRSYVHYWSIKFKEAPLTTYCSTLLMDCTPDGQPSKNEHYFLLSDCLSEDKTLRDEIHRAKLEWILAKQAAERADTSFKRGCIFCRTEICGSRAEYIKHLYQKHNLYLGKPENLVFVDELLDKIQNNVESLICIYCEGTFKDRTVLKEHMRKKFHKCINPHNKTYDKFYINNYLEPERTWEKKQANLKTNPDVGGGSSENEDEESSWSDWNDESIGITCLFCNYNSNEFTCVLRHMKETHSFDFEETVKDLTFYQKVKVVNYIKRQIQLKRCIFCETESDNVLEHMKNQRHCKIATQKVWDQPEYYFPMSENDSFLYNLDATSNSDEESDIENLTEAMCNL; from the exons ATGTACAAGTCGCAGTTTGTCGGCTTGGACGATAAGCCGTGCGATACGAAGTGCCTGTTGTGCGACCGCACGTTTGTCCTTCCGACAAACGAGACGGATTTTCTCACGCATTTGTTTAAGGCGCATCGCCTCGTTATAGCCGACGTTTGGAAAATTGCCAATTTAAGGAG TTATGTACATTACTGGAGCATAAAATTTAAGGAAGCACCGTTGACGACTTATTGTAGTACATTGCTAATGGACTGCACGCCGGATGGACAGCCAAGTAAAAATGAACATTATTTCCTGCTCTCTGACTGTCTGTCGGAGGACAAGACTTTGAGAGACGAAATACATCGGGCTAAACTG gAATGGATATTGGCGAAACAAGCAGCTGAACGTGCGGATACCAGTTTCAAGCGCGGCTGTATATTCTGCCGTACTGAAATCTGTGGATCACGTGCCGAGTATATAAAACATCTTTATCAGAAGCACAATCTTTACCTTGGTAAACCAGAAAATTTAGTGTTTGTCGACGAGCTTTTAGACAAAATCCAAAACAATGTTGAAAg tttaatatgcatttattGCGAGGGAACATTTAAGGATCGTACGGTGTTAAAAGAACatatgcgaaaaaaattccacAAGTGTATAAATCCTCACAATAAAACgtacgataaattttatataaataattatctggaGCCGGAAAGGACTTGGGAAAAGAAACAG GCTAATTTGAAAACAAATCCTGACGTGGGAGGTGGCAGTAGCGAAAATGAAGATGAGGAAAGTTCTTGGTCTGATTGGAATGACGAATCTATTGGGATAACGTGTctgttttgtaattataacaGTAATGAATTCACCTGTGTCTTGAGACATATGAAAGAGACGCACAGTTTTGATTTTGAAGAAACTGTCAAAGACTTGactttttatcaaaaa GTGAAAGtggttaattatataaaaagacaaattcaattaaaacgATGTATTTTCTGCGAAACAGAATCAGATAACGTTTTAGAGCATATGAAGAATCAACGACACTGTAAAATTGCCACGCAAAAAGTTTGGGATCAGCCaga atattattttcctaTGTCTGAAAATGACTCGTTTTTGTACAATCTTGACGCAACTAGTAACAGCGATGAAGAAAGCGATATTGAGAATCTTACTGAAGCAAT gTGTAATTTATAA
- the LOC139815170 gene encoding E3 ubiquitin-protein ligase TRAIP: MRLVFTFIACRMKILCIICHDLLISSEDIFFTRCGHVFHHRCLLQWLERSETCPQCRAKVTENRIHKAHFTVSNTETAADNADNLSSQSRIDSLKFQILLNEKNIKYYTSKNAILEKQNAGLRQEVRKVESEINQKNSAIYALREQIKHFKEKSEFLRKKLSWEENMHNALSMGTLEDVQEMVGNRTDRNTLLNCISDLKEISLKKTRKIESLRTQLTMHRDSLAEERSKSSEFEERLAFSESENLSLRHRVNQLEKLHKITDQNCIAKSSSQRNSNENSLINVRTVDISTQQVNAKQETADQNGSSSPEVEIINDTFDDTFECPTVTKKPRLKRLRLSLCLPGNSNDKTNDVTTSEKHYNIIDTLMQE; this comes from the exons ATGCGCCTCGTTTTCACTTTCATCGCATGCAGAATGAAAATCCTGTGTATCATCTGTCACGACCTGCTGATATCGTCCgaagacatttttttcacTCGCTGCGGCCATGTGTTTCATCACCGCTGCCTGTTGCAATGGCTCGAGAG ATCGGAGACATGTCCGCAATGTCGTGCCAAAGTGACGGAGAATAGGATCCATAAGGCTCACTTCACGGTTTCGAACACCGAGACCGCCGCGGATAATGCGGACAATTTGTCCTCGCAAAGCAGGATCGACAGCCTGAAGTTTCAAATCTTACTGAACGAAAAGAATATCAAGTACTACACCTCGAAGAATGCGATTCTGGAGAAACAGAATGCTGGCCTTAGGCAGGAAGTGCGAAAGGTGGAAAGCGAGATCAATCAGAAAAACTCAGCTATATATGCCCTGAGGGAACAGATAAAGCATTTTAAGGAAAAGTCTGAGTTTCTGAGAAAGAAGCTGTCTTGGGAAGAAAA CATGCATAATGCGTTGTCAATGGGTACGCTTGAGGATGTACAGGAAATGGTTGGAAATAGGACAGATCGCAACACTTTACTTAATTGCATTTCCGATTTGAAAGA GATATCATtaaagaaaacgagaaaaatcgAAAGTCTTCGAACTCAACTTACGATGCATCGCGATTCCCTAGCGGAAGAACGATCTAAGAGCTC aGAATTCGAGGAACGTTTGGCATTTAGCGAAAGTGAAAATTTATCCCTACGACATCGAGTTAATCAACTGGAAAAGCTGCATAAGATTACGGACCAAAACTGTATTGCAAAATCTAGTAGCCAAAGAAACTCCAATGAAAATTCTTTGATTAACGTACGGACAGTCGATATTTCTACCcag CAAGTAAACGCAAAACAGGAAACTGCAGATCAAAATGGTTCATCGTCTCCAGAAGTTGAAATCATTAATGACACATTCGACGACACGTTCGAGTGTCCAACTGTTACAAAAAAACCGAGACTGAAACGTTTGCGTTTATCTTTATGTTTACCAGGTAACAGTAACGATAAGACAAATGATGTAACTACGAGCGAGAAACACTACAATATTATTGATACATTAATGCAGGAATAA